Proteins from a genomic interval of Oceanidesulfovibrio indonesiensis:
- the rny gene encoding ribonuclease Y, with protein MESILSILFVALGIIVGAAGGYALHRLLATKRLEDARELAKRIVEEARKEAVAHKKEAKLQAHDEILAQKKEMEAELKEREREIKQRENKVLEKEERLEDRLEKATQKESEVIALEKSLARKERKLEEREEEVERLAEEEARRLQEISGLTQEEARKRLMDDVEARARHEAGMMIRQIETEAKEQAVRKSQEVMATALQRYSGDFVAEQTVTTVALPSEDMKGRIIGREGRNIRALEAATGVDLIIDDTPETVILSAFSPLRRQVAKLALERLISDGRIHPARIEDVVRKVEQEMDVKLREIGEQATFDVGVHGIHPDVIRLLGQLQYRTSFSQNVLQHSLEVASLCGVMAAELKMDVKRAKRAGLLHDIGKAVDHEVEGPHATIGADLAKKYNESKEIIHAIAAHHEDVPPQTALAVLVQAADSLSGARPGARKELLENYVKRLEDLENIATNFDGVSKAYAIQAGREIRVMVDSETIDDDNTYMLCKDISKSIEENLTYPGQIRVTVIRERRAVGYAK; from the coding sequence ATGGAATCCATACTCAGTATACTTTTTGTCGCATTAGGCATCATTGTTGGCGCCGCTGGAGGATATGCTCTCCACCGGCTGCTTGCCACCAAACGCCTGGAGGATGCCCGGGAGCTTGCCAAACGAATCGTGGAGGAAGCCCGCAAGGAGGCCGTGGCCCACAAGAAGGAGGCCAAGCTCCAGGCCCACGACGAGATTCTCGCACAGAAAAAGGAGATGGAGGCGGAGCTCAAGGAGCGCGAACGGGAAATCAAACAGCGCGAAAACAAGGTGCTCGAAAAGGAAGAACGGCTCGAGGATCGACTGGAAAAAGCTACCCAGAAAGAGAGCGAGGTCATCGCGCTGGAAAAAAGCCTGGCCAGGAAAGAGCGTAAACTCGAGGAGCGCGAAGAAGAGGTCGAACGGTTGGCCGAAGAGGAGGCCAGACGGCTTCAGGAAATTTCCGGACTCACCCAGGAGGAAGCGCGGAAACGGCTCATGGACGACGTGGAAGCGCGCGCCCGACACGAGGCCGGCATGATGATCCGCCAGATAGAAACCGAAGCCAAAGAACAGGCCGTGCGCAAGTCACAGGAAGTCATGGCCACGGCGCTTCAGCGCTACTCCGGCGATTTCGTGGCCGAGCAGACCGTGACGACTGTGGCTCTGCCCAGCGAAGACATGAAAGGCCGCATCATCGGTCGCGAAGGCCGCAACATCCGCGCCCTGGAAGCAGCTACAGGCGTGGACCTGATTATCGACGACACGCCTGAGACAGTCATCCTCTCGGCGTTCAGCCCCTTGCGGCGGCAGGTTGCCAAGCTCGCTCTGGAACGGCTCATCTCCGATGGCCGCATCCACCCGGCGCGCATCGAGGATGTGGTCCGCAAGGTGGAGCAGGAGATGGACGTGAAACTGCGCGAGATAGGCGAGCAGGCCACGTTCGACGTGGGTGTGCACGGCATCCATCCGGATGTAATCCGGCTGCTCGGTCAGCTCCAGTACCGCACGAGCTTCTCGCAGAACGTGCTTCAGCATTCGCTGGAGGTCGCCTCTCTGTGCGGAGTCATGGCAGCCGAACTCAAGATGGATGTGAAACGCGCCAAGCGCGCAGGTTTGCTCCATGACATCGGCAAGGCTGTGGACCACGAAGTGGAGGGGCCACACGCCACCATCGGCGCTGATCTCGCCAAGAAGTACAACGAATCCAAGGAAATCATCCACGCCATCGCAGCGCATCACGAGGACGTTCCTCCGCAAACGGCTCTGGCCGTGCTGGTCCAGGCGGCGGATTCTCTGTCCGGCGCACGGCCCGGAGCGCGCAAGGAGCTTCTGGAAAACTACGTGAAGCGGCTCGAAGACCTGGAAAACATCGCCACGAACTTCGACGGCGTGTCCAAGGCCTACGCCATTCAGGCCGGTCGGGAAATCCGCGTCATGGTGGACTCCGAGACAATCGATGACGACAATACGTACATGCTTTGCAAGGATATCTCCAAGTCCATCGAGGAGAATCTCACGTATCCCGGGCAGATCCGCGTCACGGTCATCCGCGAGCGCCGCGCCGTAGGATACGCCAAGTAA
- a CDS encoding tetratricopeptide repeat protein — MSGATIQAANKTCNRPAKRVVIISRERSHVERDRQALKRFPLEVDKIASSGAEAYKHIAKNPCDLVLCDTDVDDIDPYAVLRSLKANKSLKHIPVVMVTRENDRGAVLDAVAAGCSGYILRPYSDETFERHVNTAMQLIRYNEIEARQLKDARLMMETGDYDEAIEEFEEVLSQQEEAQKFYDIGCTYLAKDKFGKAIVAFQKALKINDMFAEAYEGLSEAYKRKGDLEQCQFFLKKAADLYAAHDHMEKVKEVFIDILKMDNRAANPFNSLGVKLRKVGDYQAAIRAYRQALELTPNDENVHFNMAKAYYFMSDIENALDKLAVALSINQDFPEALTMYKSLKGAPWPGLRQQGESDLEKRHRIRNHGSAVKDV; from the coding sequence ATGAGCGGCGCAACCATCCAGGCTGCCAACAAGACCTGCAACCGCCCGGCGAAGCGCGTCGTCATCATCTCCCGCGAGCGCTCCCATGTGGAGCGCGACCGCCAGGCGCTCAAGCGATTTCCCCTGGAGGTGGACAAGATCGCCTCTTCCGGAGCCGAAGCTTACAAGCACATCGCGAAAAATCCATGCGACCTGGTGCTGTGCGATACCGACGTCGACGATATCGACCCCTACGCCGTTCTGCGTTCCCTGAAAGCGAACAAAAGCCTCAAGCACATCCCGGTGGTAATGGTTACCAGGGAGAACGACCGTGGCGCCGTGCTCGACGCCGTTGCGGCAGGTTGCTCAGGCTATATCCTGCGACCATACTCGGACGAAACCTTCGAGCGGCACGTGAACACGGCCATGCAGCTTATTCGCTACAACGAGATCGAGGCGCGGCAGCTCAAGGACGCCAGACTCATGATGGAGACCGGAGACTACGACGAAGCCATCGAGGAGTTCGAGGAAGTCCTGTCCCAGCAGGAGGAGGCGCAGAAGTTCTACGACATCGGGTGCACGTACCTGGCCAAGGACAAGTTCGGCAAAGCCATCGTGGCGTTCCAGAAAGCGCTGAAGATCAACGACATGTTCGCCGAAGCGTACGAAGGGCTCTCGGAAGCGTACAAACGCAAGGGCGACCTGGAGCAGTGCCAGTTTTTTCTGAAAAAGGCTGCGGATCTTTACGCCGCCCACGACCATATGGAAAAGGTCAAGGAAGTCTTCATCGACATCCTCAAAATGGACAACCGCGCGGCCAATCCATTCAACTCCTTGGGCGTGAAATTGCGCAAGGTGGGTGATTACCAGGCTGCCATCCGCGCTTACAGGCAAGCACTGGAACTCACGCCCAACGACGAGAATGTCCACTTCAACATGGCCAAGGCCTACTACTTCATGAGCGATATTGAAAACGCCCTCGACAAGCTGGCCGTGGCCCTTTCCATCAACCAGGACTTTCCGGAAGCCCTGACGATGTACAAATCCCTCAAGGGCGCTCCGTGGCCCGGTCTCAGGCAGCAGGGCGAATCGGATTTGGAAAAGCGCCACCGTATCCGCAATCACGGCTCGGCGGTCAAGGACGTCTGA
- the zapA gene encoding cell division protein ZapA: MTAEMHRYNLTLLGLNISFMAEADRERVDEAVALLESRFEKLDDGRQISRERLLIFLALGLADDLLLSNRRQAELEERLGKLVARIEEV, translated from the coding sequence ATGACTGCAGAGATGCATCGTTATAATTTGACTCTGCTCGGACTCAACATATCTTTTATGGCAGAGGCCGACAGAGAGCGTGTCGACGAAGCCGTCGCCCTGCTCGAGTCGCGATTCGAAAAACTTGATGATGGAAGGCAAATCAGTAGAGAACGCCTGTTGATATTTTTGGCCTTGGGACTAGCAGACGACCTGCTGCTGTCCAACAGGAGGCAAGCCGAGCTCGAAGAACGGCTCGGCAAGCTGGTGGCCAGGATCGAAGAGGTGTAA
- a CDS encoding molybdopterin biosynthesis protein, which translates to MASRDRAGIYLETIPVEEAVAKVAASIDRASFLASEIVDSRAAAGRITAVPVTAVLSSPNVHCAAMDGIAVVAGSTFKAREGRPVRLAKGVDYLPVNTGHPLPRNPFRADAVVMVEHVRFDDDENAFIESPAFPWQHVRRMGEDIIATDMLLPRNHRITAYDVGALLGAGVWEVEVRKKPLVYIVPTGDEVLEAAKRPKPGPGQVVESNSYVLAALAEEAGCVVERAAPVKDDPDAIRREVENGLKQAASAVIVCAGSSAGTKDFTRQVFESLGDVLVHGVAAMPGKPALLGVAGAESPRPGALLAGAPGYPVSAIVVMEEIILPVLAEAARIERKPRHEIPITLARRSPSKLGLVEYLRLSVGHVGDRNVGIPLSRGAGNITSMSRAQAITRIPRDREGVEAGEEVAAELLVPRDMLDRILLVVGSHDATLDLLADALMGGAEGVVLASSHVGSLGGLQALKSGHAHLAGCHLLEPESGDFNFPFIKRYTPDLECAVFNLAIRHQGLIVAPGNPKGIESVADLARADVRYVNRQRGAGTRILFDYELERAGIEPASVNGYGKEEVTHTAVALNVAAGEADCGLGILAAARALELDFVPLARERYDLVVPNALLADSRVEALLTMLGQPQIKAAIEAQGGYETTLTGQRMQPGMGLGVG; encoded by the coding sequence ATGGCCTCCAGGGACAGAGCCGGCATCTATCTGGAAACAATCCCTGTCGAGGAGGCGGTGGCCAAGGTCGCCGCCTCCATTGACAGGGCGTCGTTTCTTGCCTCGGAAATTGTGGACAGCCGTGCTGCAGCGGGGCGCATCACCGCAGTGCCCGTCACCGCTGTCCTCTCCTCTCCCAACGTGCATTGCGCCGCCATGGACGGCATCGCCGTGGTGGCAGGGTCAACATTCAAAGCCCGCGAAGGCAGACCGGTTCGGCTCGCCAAAGGGGTGGACTATCTGCCGGTGAACACGGGCCATCCGCTGCCGCGGAATCCTTTTCGAGCGGATGCCGTGGTCATGGTGGAACATGTCCGCTTCGATGACGACGAGAACGCCTTCATCGAGTCGCCGGCGTTTCCCTGGCAGCACGTGCGTCGCATGGGCGAGGACATCATCGCCACGGATATGCTGTTGCCGCGCAACCACCGCATAACTGCCTACGACGTGGGCGCGCTCCTCGGCGCCGGCGTGTGGGAGGTGGAAGTCCGCAAAAAGCCACTGGTGTACATCGTGCCCACGGGCGACGAAGTGCTCGAGGCGGCGAAGCGGCCCAAACCCGGACCGGGCCAGGTGGTTGAGTCCAACTCCTACGTGCTCGCCGCGCTGGCCGAGGAGGCCGGCTGCGTGGTGGAGCGGGCTGCACCAGTCAAGGACGACCCCGACGCCATCCGCCGGGAGGTCGAAAACGGGCTGAAGCAAGCTGCGAGCGCAGTGATCGTCTGCGCCGGTTCATCCGCCGGCACCAAGGATTTCACCCGCCAGGTCTTTGAATCCCTGGGCGACGTGCTCGTACACGGCGTGGCCGCCATGCCGGGCAAGCCGGCGCTTCTGGGCGTGGCCGGCGCGGAGTCCCCGCGACCGGGCGCGTTGCTGGCCGGGGCGCCTGGCTATCCGGTCAGCGCCATAGTGGTCATGGAGGAAATCATTCTGCCCGTTCTTGCCGAGGCGGCGCGCATCGAGCGCAAACCGCGCCACGAGATTCCCATCACGCTGGCCAGGCGTTCGCCCTCCAAGCTCGGGCTCGTTGAGTATCTGCGCCTCAGCGTGGGCCATGTGGGCGATCGCAACGTGGGCATTCCGTTGTCCCGCGGAGCCGGCAACATCACCTCCATGTCGCGAGCCCAGGCCATCACGCGCATCCCGCGCGACCGCGAAGGGGTTGAGGCCGGCGAAGAAGTCGCGGCCGAACTGCTTGTGCCGCGCGATATGCTCGACCGTATCCTTCTGGTGGTGGGCAGCCACGACGCCACGCTCGACCTGCTGGCTGACGCGCTCATGGGCGGCGCCGAGGGCGTGGTCCTGGCCTCAAGCCACGTAGGCAGTCTAGGTGGACTGCAGGCGCTCAAGTCCGGCCACGCACATCTCGCCGGGTGCCATTTGCTGGAGCCCGAGAGCGGCGATTTCAACTTCCCGTTCATCAAGCGCTACACCCCGGACCTCGAATGCGCGGTATTCAACCTCGCCATTCGCCACCAGGGGCTCATCGTTGCGCCGGGCAACCCGAAAGGAATCGAGTCCGTGGCTGACCTCGCCCGCGCGGATGTGCGGTACGTAAATCGCCAGCGGGGGGCCGGAACTCGCATCCTCTTCGATTATGAGCTGGAAAGGGCCGGGATCGAGCCGGCAAGCGTCAACGGCTACGGCAAGGAAGAGGTCACGCATACGGCTGTGGCGCTCAACGTGGCCGCCGGCGAGGCAGATTGCGGATTGGGCATACTCGCTGCGGCGCGGGCTCTGGAGCTCGACTTCGTGCCCCTGGCTCGGGAGCGGTACGACCTGGTTGTTCCGAACGCGCTCCTGGCGGACTCGCGGGTGGAGGCGCTGTTGACCATGCTCGGCCAACCGCAGATAAAGGCGGCCATTGAGGCCCAGGGCGGCTACGAGACCACGCTCACCGGACAGCGCATGCAACCAGGCATGGGGCTGGGAGTCGGCTAG
- a CDS encoding F0F1 ATP synthase subunit gamma encodes MASLRDIQNKISAVKKTKQITKAMNMVASAKLRKAQQSIERFRPYADKFYEMLGDMASKVDETAHPLLARRDEIKKVGIIVMTSDRGLCGSFNANQNKAAMRLAEEKEAEGKEVVFYTVGKKARDRVRKTKYESAAEYADQMTSFDFSFANTVATEVIEAYLSGALDEVVMIFGEFISIARQRPHVLPILPIQPAEAGAEEKDTSVGGGTEYIYEPDVEGLLAELLPRFIKVMVYRGMLDTSASEHAARMAAMDNATKACDDMVGNLTLVYNKTRQATITTELMDIVGGAEALKG; translated from the coding sequence ATGGCATCCTTACGGGACATCCAGAACAAAATATCTGCGGTCAAAAAGACCAAGCAGATAACGAAGGCCATGAACATGGTGGCCTCCGCCAAGCTGCGCAAAGCGCAGCAGAGCATCGAACGGTTCCGCCCCTACGCGGACAAGTTCTACGAGATGCTCGGCGATATGGCCTCCAAGGTGGACGAGACCGCCCACCCGCTGCTCGCCAGGCGCGACGAGATCAAAAAGGTCGGCATTATCGTAATGACCTCGGACCGCGGCCTGTGCGGCAGTTTCAACGCGAACCAGAACAAGGCAGCCATGCGGCTCGCCGAGGAGAAAGAGGCCGAAGGCAAAGAAGTCGTCTTCTACACCGTCGGTAAAAAAGCGCGCGATCGTGTCCGTAAAACCAAGTACGAGAGCGCCGCCGAATATGCCGATCAGATGACCTCCTTCGACTTCTCCTTCGCCAACACCGTCGCTACCGAGGTCATTGAGGCCTACCTGAGCGGCGCTCTGGACGAAGTGGTCATGATCTTCGGTGAGTTCATCTCCATTGCGCGGCAGCGGCCCCATGTCCTGCCCATTCTCCCCATTCAGCCCGCAGAGGCAGGCGCTGAGGAGAAGGATACATCTGTCGGCGGCGGTACCGAGTACATCTATGAGCCGGACGTCGAAGGTCTGCTCGCAGAATTGCTGCCCCGCTTCATCAAGGTCATGGTTTACCGCGGCATGCTGGACACTTCCGCGTCCGAGCATGCGGCACGTATGGCAGCCATGGATAACGCCACCAAGGCTTGCGACGATATGGTTGGAAACTTGACCCTCGTATACAACAAGACACGCCAGGCGACGATCACCACAGAATTGATGGATATCGTCGGCGGAGCCGAGGCGCTCAAAGGATAA
- the atpD gene encoding F0F1 ATP synthase subunit beta translates to MSENIGKIVQVIGAVVDVEFEPEKLPNILSALEIHNPNNEDAPDLICEVAQHLGDNVVRTIAMDATEGLVRGMEAKDLGRPIQAPVGKASLGRIMNVVGRPVDELGPIDTDKMLPIHRRAPEFTEQSTSVELLETGIKVVDLLIPFPKGGKMGLFGGAGVGKTVILMEMINNIAKQHGGISVFAGVGERTREGNDLYHEMKDAGVLEKAALIYGQMNEPPGARARVALTALACAEYFRDEEGQDVLLFIDNIFRFTQAGSEVSALLGRMPSAVGYQPTLGTDLGDLQERITSTNKGSITSVQAVYVPADDLTDPAPATTFSHLDGTLVLSRQIAELGIYPAVDPLDSTSRILDPNVLGAEHYQTAREVQMVLQKYKELQDIIAILGMDELSDEDKLIVHRARRIQRFLSQPFHVAETFTGTPGVYVKLEDTIKGFKEILEGVHDELAENDFYMVGDISTAVEKGKKRQAEG, encoded by the coding sequence ATGAGTGAGAACATCGGAAAGATTGTTCAGGTCATCGGCGCCGTCGTGGACGTCGAGTTTGAGCCGGAGAAGCTGCCCAACATCCTCTCCGCTCTTGAGATCCATAACCCCAACAACGAAGACGCTCCCGACCTCATCTGCGAGGTTGCGCAGCACTTGGGCGACAATGTGGTCCGCACCATCGCCATGGACGCTACCGAAGGTCTCGTCCGCGGCATGGAAGCCAAGGACCTTGGTCGTCCCATCCAGGCTCCGGTCGGCAAGGCCTCTCTCGGCCGCATCATGAACGTCGTGGGACGTCCCGTGGACGAGCTGGGCCCCATTGATACCGACAAGATGCTGCCCATTCACCGCCGCGCTCCCGAGTTCACCGAACAGTCCACCAGCGTTGAGCTGCTCGAAACCGGCATCAAGGTCGTCGACCTGCTCATCCCCTTCCCCAAGGGCGGCAAGATGGGCCTCTTCGGCGGCGCCGGCGTGGGCAAGACGGTTATCCTCATGGAGATGATCAACAACATCGCCAAGCAGCACGGCGGTATCTCCGTGTTCGCCGGCGTGGGTGAGCGCACCCGCGAAGGCAACGACCTTTACCACGAAATGAAGGACGCCGGCGTTCTCGAGAAAGCCGCGCTCATCTACGGCCAGATGAACGAACCTCCGGGAGCCCGCGCTCGCGTGGCCCTGACCGCTCTGGCCTGCGCCGAGTACTTCCGCGACGAGGAAGGCCAGGACGTGCTGCTCTTCATCGACAACATCTTCCGCTTCACCCAGGCGGGTTCCGAGGTGTCCGCGCTGCTCGGCCGCATGCCCTCCGCGGTGGGTTACCAGCCCACGCTCGGCACCGACCTTGGTGACCTGCAGGAGCGGATCACCTCTACGAACAAGGGTTCCATCACCTCGGTCCAGGCCGTGTACGTCCCCGCGGACGACCTTACCGACCCCGCGCCGGCCACGACCTTCTCGCACCTGGACGGCACCCTCGTTCTCTCCCGTCAGATTGCCGAGCTCGGCATCTACCCCGCGGTGGACCCGCTCGACTCCACCTCCCGTATCCTGGACCCCAACGTCCTGGGAGCCGAGCACTACCAGACAGCGCGTGAAGTGCAGATGGTCCTCCAGAAGTACAAGGAGCTCCAGGACATCATCGCCATTCTGGGTATGGACGAGCTCTCCGACGAGGACAAACTCATCGTGCACCGCGCCCGCCGCATTCAGCGCTTCCTCTCCCAGCCCTTCCACGTGGCTGAGACGTTCACCGGCACCCCCGGCGTCTACGTCAAGCTCGAAGACACCATCAAGGGCTTCAAGGAGATCCTCGAGGGCGTCCACGACGAACTCGCGGAGAACGACTTCTACATGGTCGGCGACATCTCCACGGCCGTGGAGAAGGGCAAGAAGCGCCAGGCCGAGGGCTAA
- the zapB gene encoding cell division protein ZapB, with the protein MDLIDQLESRIDELLTTLKGVREENARLRQEAAAGASTYEEEKRRLLEELQQEREAKNAVLARIDALLEKLKSDPEES; encoded by the coding sequence ATGGATTTGATAGATCAATTGGAAAGCAGAATCGATGAACTGCTGACCACGCTGAAAGGGGTCCGAGAGGAAAACGCCCGGTTGCGGCAGGAAGCTGCCGCGGGAGCCAGCACGTACGAAGAAGAAAAGCGCCGGTTGCTCGAAGAGTTGCAACAGGAGCGCGAGGCGAAGAACGCCGTGCTTGCACGTATTGACGCACTGCTGGAGAAGTTGAAATCTGATCCCGAGGAGTCATGA
- the glmU gene encoding bifunctional UDP-N-acetylglucosamine diphosphorylase/glucosamine-1-phosphate N-acetyltransferase GlmU — MKNAASSMEPLDEKWGAVVLAAGKGTRMHSPKPKVLMEMLGEPMLAYVLDTLEPLFSSRIFVVVGHEAESVRTRFEDRSCTFVHQAEQLGTGHALQAAWDDLAAAGIEKLLVINGDTPLVTTRDVASFVERGANAHLAFLTVSLLDPGAFGHVVRQEGRVRAIIEARDYDRDTYGPATGEINAGLYCMNMRSVEPLLGKLTAENAGGEYYITDLVGHGLEAGLQVEGVPAAAARTSGDGDVLRLLGINSPRELVRAETHLRESIVDALLGAGALLRSPEQLRVGPHVVVEPGAEIVGPCEIYGRSVIESRARVESHCVVTESRVEKGAVIHSFSHLQGAHVGPMCSVGPYARLRPGAILQEKAKVGNFVEVKKATLGPGAKASHLTYLGDAEIGADVNIGAGTITCNYDGKRKHVTRIEHDVFVGSNTALVAPVTVGAHALIAAGSVITQDVPENALAVARSRQTVLKNRGNRPDDEAS; from the coding sequence ATGAAGAATGCTGCATCGTCCATGGAGCCTCTGGACGAGAAATGGGGAGCGGTCGTGCTGGCTGCCGGCAAGGGCACGAGGATGCATTCCCCAAAGCCCAAGGTGCTTATGGAAATGCTCGGCGAGCCCATGCTGGCCTATGTGCTCGACACCCTCGAACCCTTGTTCAGCAGCAGAATTTTCGTGGTCGTGGGCCACGAGGCAGAATCTGTTCGCACCAGGTTCGAGGACAGATCATGCACATTCGTGCATCAGGCTGAGCAACTCGGCACCGGTCATGCGCTCCAGGCGGCCTGGGACGATCTCGCCGCCGCAGGCATCGAAAAGCTTTTGGTCATCAACGGCGATACGCCTCTGGTGACCACGCGGGACGTCGCATCCTTCGTGGAGCGCGGCGCCAACGCGCACTTGGCGTTTCTCACTGTGTCCCTGCTCGACCCTGGCGCTTTCGGCCATGTGGTCAGGCAAGAAGGCCGCGTTCGCGCTATCATCGAAGCCAGGGACTACGATCGAGACACGTATGGTCCGGCCACGGGCGAAATCAACGCCGGCCTGTATTGCATGAACATGCGTTCCGTGGAGCCGCTTCTGGGCAAACTCACCGCCGAGAACGCCGGCGGCGAATATTACATCACGGATCTTGTTGGCCATGGACTCGAGGCCGGCCTGCAGGTCGAAGGTGTACCTGCTGCGGCTGCGCGCACCTCCGGAGACGGCGATGTGCTCCGGCTACTGGGCATCAACAGCCCGCGGGAGCTGGTCCGAGCCGAAACCCACCTGAGGGAATCCATTGTGGATGCGCTTTTGGGGGCAGGGGCCTTGCTGCGCTCGCCTGAGCAGTTGCGAGTCGGTCCGCATGTGGTTGTTGAGCCGGGCGCGGAGATTGTCGGACCCTGCGAAATATACGGTCGTAGCGTCATCGAGTCCCGGGCTCGTGTGGAGTCGCACTGTGTGGTAACGGAGTCACGCGTGGAGAAAGGCGCCGTGATCCATTCCTTTTCTCATCTGCAAGGCGCGCACGTAGGGCCGATGTGCAGCGTGGGTCCGTACGCCAGGCTGCGTCCTGGCGCGATCCTGCAGGAGAAGGCCAAGGTTGGCAATTTCGTGGAAGTCAAGAAAGCTACTCTGGGGCCTGGAGCCAAAGCGAGCCACCTAACGTACCTGGGCGATGCCGAGATCGGCGCGGATGTCAATATCGGAGCCGGCACCATCACCTGCAACTACGATGGAAAAAGAAAACATGTCACCAGGATAGAGCACGATGTGTTTGTCGGGTCGAATACCGCGCTGGTCGCACCGGTCACGGTGGGCGCACACGCACTCATCGCCGCAGGTTCCGTGATTACGCAGGATGTGCCGGAGAATGCCCTGGCCGTGGCCCGAAGCCGGCAAACGGTCTTGAAAAATCGGGGAAATCGCCCGGATGACGAGGCATCTTGA
- a CDS encoding PaaI family thioesterase, with amino-acid sequence MVSSDYLNALLRGDLHVNRLFAFLGVEVVVLEPEECVLGLVIRPELLQGAGIMPGGIAATLLDEAMAHVVLAGMQNSQSTATVELSVRFLAPVAESEHVTARARPLKRGKRVVTVEAELLKDDGTIAAKGMASFLVT; translated from the coding sequence ATGGTGAGCAGTGACTACCTGAACGCGCTGCTCCGGGGCGACCTGCACGTCAACAGACTGTTCGCCTTTCTCGGAGTGGAGGTCGTGGTCCTGGAGCCGGAGGAGTGCGTTCTCGGCCTCGTGATCCGGCCCGAACTCCTGCAGGGAGCCGGGATCATGCCCGGAGGCATCGCGGCGACGCTGTTGGACGAGGCCATGGCGCACGTGGTTCTGGCCGGTATGCAAAACAGCCAGTCAACGGCCACGGTTGAACTTTCGGTGCGCTTTCTGGCGCCGGTTGCCGAGTCCGAACACGTCACCGCGCGCGCCCGGCCGCTCAAACGGGGCAAGCGCGTCGTCACCGTGGAGGCGGAATTGCTCAAGGATGACGGCACAATCGCCGCCAAGGGTATGGCTTCCTTCCTGGTCACT
- a CDS encoding F0F1 ATP synthase subunit epsilon has product MEKSLQLEIVTPDKLVLSEAVDYVGAPGQQGEFGVLPNHIPFLSALSVGNLYYKKDGKTSYVFVAGGFADVTSNKVTILAEAAEKAEEIDIERARKAKERAEARMAKAEDQVAYARAQAALQRALIRMRAAGVSS; this is encoded by the coding sequence ATGGAAAAGTCCCTGCAGTTGGAAATAGTCACCCCCGACAAGCTCGTATTGAGCGAGGCGGTGGATTATGTCGGAGCTCCCGGCCAGCAAGGCGAGTTCGGTGTTCTGCCGAACCATATTCCCTTCCTGTCCGCGCTGAGCGTCGGCAACTTGTATTACAAGAAGGACGGCAAGACGAGCTACGTGTTCGTCGCCGGCGGATTCGCCGATGTCACCTCCAACAAGGTCACCATCCTCGCGGAAGCTGCGGAAAAAGCCGAGGAGATCGACATCGAGCGTGCACGCAAGGCCAAGGAGCGCGCTGAAGCGCGTATGGCCAAGGCAGAAGATCAGGTCGCCTACGCGCGCGCCCAGGCCGCACTCCAGCGGGCCCTCATTCGCATGCGTGCAGCCGGCGTCTCTTCCTAA